CTCTACTACAGAAGGCCGCGTTGATAATGAACCTTGAATTATCCGATCATGAGTTGATAATGATATCGTAGACCTTCACTGTCGTGTTCGTTTGAGTTCGGACAATCCCTCAAAAAGCATTCTCTTGACGTCCGCCTCACCTTTGGGTTTTGGATCGGTGGCCCCACATTCCGTGTGCCTCCTTGCAGttgctcagagagagagagagatggagagagagaggcacacAGAAGCTTCGCGGACTCATTCATCGTCTAATTTCAAGAATGAAATGTGATGACTTCAAATGGCTGAATCAGTGAGAGATTTGTTTGGAGCGCGAAAGGTTCGGCTCTGGTGATTCTGAAGCATTTTTGGGGTTCGCCTACGCTCGCTTGTTTCGGGTCGGTGTTGCTACATTTCTGTACTGGAGATTCGGgctctaattttttctttcaagtccCGAATCGAATGAGAAAAGTTTGGATTTTGCTAGGTTCAGTCTATGGCTCATGAATCATTGTTTCTTTTGGAGATTGTGATCTGTCATTTGCTTTTTTGGAGCTGATCTGTGTCCTCTTATGACGTTGCCCTTCTTGGTTCATCTGGGTTGATGAGCTCCATCGCTCCCAGTACTGTCTTCTACTCTTCATTGGCTGATACTGTTTACTGATGCTCTTCCTGTGACTCCGAGTGGCAGAGCAGTAATTCTGTCTGTGGTTTTGGGTTTGGCTCAAGAATTGATTTAGTCGCTTGGATTGTCCTCAAAATTGAGTCTTCTTCTCTGGAAGAGGGAATGTGGAGGTGTCCAACACGTTAATAGAATCCTCAAGATTTGACATGATTTGTGGAACTGGAGATTGATTGATCTGTTGTCTGGGTTGTGTTGATCTCAGAGATGGCAAGTACTTCGCCATCTCCAGATAAATCCCCCTCCGCTGTGCCACCATCAACTACCATCTCTCCACCGCCACAgccttcctctcctcctcctccgcagcCTTCCTCTCCCGCTACACCTAAGGCAAATCCACCTGACTCCACCACCCCTTCAACTCCATCACCACCACCTCAGACTCCTCCAGCAAAGCCATCCCCGCCGCCGTTGGCACCGCCTCATAGTAGTACTTTGCCAGCAACGCCATCcccgccgccgtcgccaccgCCTCATAGTAGTACTTCGCCAGCAACGCCATCCCTGCCGCCGTCGCCACCGCCTCATAGTAGTACTTCGCCTCCACCTTCATCTTCCAAGGCTCCACCCCCCTCAACTCCTTCCCCACAATCATCAGATCCGCCAGCAAGTCAGGCCCCGCCTTCACCTCCTCCTTCAACTTCCCCACCGTCACCTAGTCCACCAGTTACTCCTTCGCCACCTGTTGCTACTCCTCCTATGATCTCGCCCccgccaccacctccaccatcaGTGCCGCCACCTGAGATTTCACCACCACCGGCTGCACAACCACTTAGTTCGCCTCCACCAACTGCAAAACCTCCTGGTTCACCTTCGTCGCCTTCTGCAAACCCCCCTGAAATTCCACcttcgccgccaccaccgcatTCATCCAATCCCCCTGAAAAttcaccaccgccgccaccatcACCACTACCATCACCACCATCAAATACACCTCTAAGTTCGCCTCCACCCCCAGCACCTGTGTCGCCCTcacccaaaagttcacctccaCCACGAACCTCAAATCCACCAAAAAGTTCACCTTCCCCTCTTGCAGTTCCTCCAGCTAAATCAACTCCACCTCCTAGGGTTGGTTCCCCCCCACACAGTTCTCCACCAACTCCGccttcaaattctcctccaaCCTCAGCATCTCCACCCTCGCCATCAGGTCTCTCTCCACCTTCCACTCCTGTCCCTCCAACCCCTGCATCAATTGGTCCGACTGCAAGCAACAATCCTAATTCAACTTCCAGTTCCAATGATACGGGGAATTCTGGCTCTGGAATAGGAACAGCTGGCATAGTGGCTATTGTTATGGCTGTGGGTTTCATCCTCATTAGCCTTATTGGATTTTCTGTCTGGCGCATGAGAAAACGAAGGAAAAAGGTTACTGGACTTACTGGAGTCTACATAGTGCCATCACCTGGGGACTCTTCCCCTGGAACAGGTACTCTAGAGATGCTAACCCCTCTCCGGAAAATCTTTTATACACTTTTGTGTATCATTTGTGTGGGTGCGCTGTGGTCTCATTCGTAAAATGTGCTCTCTGTTTTGGTGCCTCAGTAATCTTACAAAAGCCCACACTCCAATTTGGCATGATGGTTAGTACATGTACTTCTCTCTTGGGGTGGTTAATGCTGGAAGTATAAAGCATTCATGCGCCGCAAGATATGTAAGCAACGCAACATGAATATATCAAATGATATCAGATGTCTAGTTCGACCTAATAAGGAATTTAACACATTGAAATCTTCAAATTCATTAAACTTTCAACTGTGTTCTGAAGAAAAACCAAACATGGTTCAGAATTGGTGTAGAGAGGCATAAGAGATTCACCTCTTTTAATCCTTGTTCTTGAGTATATGTGGAATTAAAAGGGGATCTATATGTGGTGGTTTTTAACTTGAATAATGAGTTGACATTATGAAATGTGTCCAGATTCATCTGTTATCAAGACACATTCTTCTGCACCCCTCCTCGGAAGTACTTCAGGGAGTGATGCTTACTCACCAAAGGAGCCAGGAGGAATTGGAAATTCCAGGCCATGGTTTACATATGAAGAGCTGCTCAAGGCTACCGATGGTTTTTCATCTCAAAATCTATTGGGTGAAGGTGGATTTGGTGCTGTCTATAAAGGATTCCTTCCAGATGGGAGAGAGATAGCTGTAAAGCAGCTAAAAGTTGGTAGTGGACAAGGGGATCGAGAATTTAAAGCTGAAGTTGAAATCATCAGTCGCATACACCATCGCCATCTGGTGTCGTTGGTAGGCTACTGCATTGCTGAAACCAGAAGGTTGCTCGTGTATGAATATGTGCCGAATAATACCCTCTACTTTCATCTTCATGGTACAGTAATTGCTCATCTCAAAGTTCTCAATGGTTCGATGCTCAGAGTATTCTTTGTGCAGATTGTGTTCCACCCCTTCTGATTTGTAGTTTTTCCCTTCTGACATGTAGGAGAAGGTAGGCCAGTGCTGGACTGGGCAACGCGTGTTAAGATTGCTGCTGGTGCTGCTCGTGGATTAGCTTACCTTCATGAAGACTGTAAGCACCGGTTCTCCAACTACTATGCACATTCGCTTGAGCTAATCTgagaaatacaaaataaaatccctttctttttattgcaatattttttgggaaaagaataaaagatcAAACGTTGCTTGTGGACCATGTTATTGATATCCATTAAAATGTAAAGCAAAGCACGAAAATAAGCTTAACAGATACACTTAATTTTCTTGgtctattttttgttcatttgagaGATGAAAGGatgtaataataatttaattccAAGAGGTTTTTGTTCTTGGAGTGAATTAGCTCGATTTAAAATGTAAGGCAAAGATCAAACGTTACTTGTGGACCATGTTATTGATGTCCATTAAAATGTAAAGCAAAGCACGAAAATAAGCTTAACAGATACGCTTATTTTTCTTGGCCTATCTTTTGTTCACTTGAGATACGAAAGGATGCAATAATGATCTAATTCCAAGAGGCTTTTGTTCTTGGAGTGAATTGGCTTGATTTACTTTTTCAGCAGTGCATTTCTTTTAGTAGAATTTGTCATGGAATCTTCTCTGTCCCATGAGGTACTAATGTGtaatttttgcttaattttgattGTCTTTTTCAGGCCATCCTCGTGTTATCCATAGAGACATCAAGTCGTCAAACATACTTCTAGATAATAACTTCGAAGCTCGGGTGTGCCTACTAACCCTATTGGACGGGCTTTAGTTGGTCCTTCTGAAAAAACAGTTTGGTTGTACTGATGCCTAGTTCTTTGCTTAACAGGTATCAGACTTTGGACTTGCCAAATTAGCTCTTGATGCAGATACACATATCACTACACGTGTGATGGGAACTTTCGGGTATGTAGTGTTGTCAATTGTCAGTTGTGATTCTTAGAGAGGACATCTATCTGAGTTTTATGAGAACCTATTGTCGCATGTTTGGCCCATGCACTTTCTGTGCATGTTCTCATTAACATAAATTCTTCATGGTGACATTTCAGATACATGGCTCCTGAATATGCATCAAGTGGCAAATTGACCGAGAAATCTGATGTTTTCTCTTTCGGAGTTGTGCTTCTGGAGCTAATAACTGGACGGAAGCCTGTGGATGCATCACAACCCCTGGGAGATGAGAGTTTAGTTGAATGGGTAACTTATAAatccttgttttccttttttgcttgtTGATCATGATTTGCCATGTTAAATTGACTTGGATGAAGCTGTTAGATCTAGCAGAGCAAATACAGATGCTGGTCATCTGTCTTTGTGGAGCACGTAAAGCAATGTGGTGAATCTGGTAGTAGTTTTGTTCATACTCGTATTCTCTGAATTTGGTCCATTGATAGCCCTGAATTACAAAGGAGTTTGTTACTCAAGTACTTAAACAGAATTTATGTATCGGGTTCTATCCTTAATGGTGGGAGTCTTTATAAGATGATGTCCTAGCCAGATCAATCTAATTGTGCATTTATTTACACCCTTTAAAGGTTATCTATTAGTATTCGCTATGATGCTTTTCTATTGCTATGATATGACAGTTGGATGGGTCTTTACTCATATATTGTACTGCTGTTCTGACATTGAGGTCCATGTTGGAAGAAAATAACTAGTGCAAATTGGTTTTGGGAAACTTACGGACCATCAAAGCAAAATCTATTATGCAGGTCCATCATTCAATATCATCTTACTCACAAGCTCTTTCTGAGATTTAATTTGACCTGAGCAATTATTGAACTTTGGAAATATTTTGTGATGGAATTGGTAATGTAATGTCTATGGCCTGAGTCAGGACAGATGCTTATATACATTAAAGGCTGAAAACAATGAAACCCTTTTTAATCATCTTGAGATTCATCTTGAGATTGAGAATGAAGGTGGCGTTAGAgcatttttaccttttctcaGGAAAACTTTGGAGTCTATAATTATTAGGTGTGCATGGCTAAATTGCTCAGGCCAGCTTCTGGTAAATTTAGGAACTACTAGCAGGTCTACTTTCCCTTAAGTTATTGTTTTCAATAGAAGATAATGTCTATTAGATTACTTCTTGTTTGGCAACAGGCCAATTGTATTTAGTCTCACCTCATCTTATTGTGGATACTATAATATTTTCACATTATATTCAAGTCCAACAGAGTACTCGGTTGTCTTTGAACTTATGGTAGACTGGACCCTGTCATGAACGATGGGATAGCCATAACCTCTACTCTagaatgttgagtgtttttcggGTCCAACTCAATGAACTGATTAATCCAAAACACACAAACATGGCAAATGGAATAGTAGTAAATAATGGAACATTCATTTCACTAACCAATATATCCTACCATCTTCCAGGCTCGACCTTTGCTAAGCCATGCACTTGATAACGAAGAATTTGAGGGTTTGGCAGATCCAAAGCTTGAAAGAAATTATGTTGAAGCCGAAATGTTCCGGATGATGGAAGCTGCAGCTGCTTGTGTGCGACATTCAGCTGCCAAGAGACCTCGTATGGGACAGGTAAGTTTTAAATATGCATTTTGGTTTGGAACTTATCTGTCATCTGTGAAGATATGCTGAGTCAGGTCATACCTTGCAGATTGTGAGAGCATTTGATAGTTTGGCTGCTGCCGACTTAACCAATGGAATGAGATTAGGAGAGAGCGAGGTGTTTAATTCCGCTCAACAATCTGCAGAGATCAGATTGTTCCAGAGGATGGCTTTTGGCAGCCAAAATTACAGTACAGAATTCTTTAGCCGGTGTAGCTCAAATAGTTGAAGGACGGTTTTGGTAAATACTACACGAggattcatttttcatcaagAGAGTTTGTGTTGTCTGAGCTGTGGCTCTCAAGAGCTTGTCTGCCAGTTAAGGGCAAAACTCGCTCTCTTGTACCTGTAAGTAGGTTTCTTCATAAAGTCGAGAGGTGCACTGCCTTACCGCAATTTTTTTAGGGTAGCCAGTATTATAGCAAATCTTCTATTGCCACTGAGGTTTAGGGTGGTGTGAAAATCTCATTGATTCAATTTTGTTCATTGTATTCAAAGTCACACTAATGTAATTAATCTCCGCAATATCTTACTACATTCCTGCGCTTACTTTGTCTTTAAATTGGGGGGAGAAGAGTTTGGGGGGAGAAGAGTATGTTATGCATCGGTGAACGAACAGTTGGCATCTGCATCAATAGAATCGAGCTCGTGACTCCAAACGAAAGGGGATATTGTTAAAGACTCCATAATATTACTGTCTGCAAGAGGATGACTTCTTTATTTTTGCACGAGTAATGTTTGGGAGACAAAATTTTCTAGAGATCTGCATGCAAAAGCTTATGAGGTCATTTCGCGAGGAATATTTTATGATTGCAGAGACTTCTAAATTTCTGTCTTGATAGTTTTGCGACTGTAACAGTACTGTTTATCTGATGGTTATAATCTGGGGTTCTGGAGGAGGTCGCACTCTTGTATCGACGTTCTTCAGAAGTGCACAAAACCAGTAAAGGGAACTGTATCGTTACAATGACTCTCCCGTGAATTGCTACATCTGTTCCTCTAAACATGCGTGTGATTAAAATTTTGATGTGATTAGGgttattgaaaaattataatCCCTGCCAATTGCTTGTGTCCCAGTCAATAACTTGAACCGCAAGAATCCTTTCAATGACCAGCTGTGAACAACCCATTAGATCTCGTATTATAGAAAGCTTTATTTACTACAATGTTGCAATTTTCTTGATGATCCTGTTAAGTCTGACAGGATAAAATCAAGTTGATGTTATGGCGCAGATGATTGCTTGATCTAGGAAGGAAGACATGAGAACAATAATCTTCATGTTTAGAAAGTATTTTATCCGAAAACAAAGGACGTGAGAATCGCATCAAAGCAACGACTTGGCAACCCAGGAATCATCCTGTAGCAGCTGAAACTGGAGTAGACTCCAAGATTGCCAGATTTTGACAGGGAACAAGAAAGACTTTTCGCTTCCTTGAAATTTAGTGTTCCTCTCATTCCTTGATAAGCCAAGGTGAAAACAATGGTTGCATCCTAAGATTTGCCAAGCAATTTAAAGCCATATGACTCATTGCCACCTTTATTAGCTTTAGCCGCATGATATCTGCTTGCTTGCTTTACCCTTCCTGATAACCTCCCCAGAGAGACAAAGAACCTCGTGTCTTAAACCTAAGAAGATGTCTTCCGCTAATCATTCGCCTCCAAACTGCATCCACGAGTCATGGAAGACTGGAACGCGCTTGCTGCAGATTGCATCGTTGTGTCGTGCTGTTGCCAATGCCTGATCCTCCAGATTGTTGTCTTCGTCTTGTTGAAAGTTCCATGCCGGCTATTCCAGAAGACAAAGCAATTCGCCAAGAAAAGGTTTCGGCATTccaggagaaaaaggaaaagcctCGAAATGACAAGGCATTTACGTGAAGGTCGGGTTGTGGAAGGCGCGGGGAGCTCTATAGGAGTCGGGGAAGACAGGGTTTTCCTAGACGTGTCGGGGAGAGGCGGGCGGTGCatggaggaggtggagaaggTATTGGAAGAGATGTCTCAGAAGGGTGTGTTTGGATTTGGGAGCTTTTGGGGCGGGGAAAATGGAGGGAGCTTCTCAGGATGTGTATGTGATCATCAGGGATTTGATTCCAGCGTTGTTCAGTTTCATCTAATCGAAATTGTTGATTCTTCAGCCACAGATATCAGAGGAAGTAAATCCATCATATATGCGTGATTTCCCAAAGGGTCACAAATCAATGAATTGTTTTCGACATTTTCAACCTTCTTTCAATTGAGAAGACATCCAAAGCTTTCGATACCTCCTATTGCATTCACGGTCCTTGCAAGGTGGCACTATGTGCTTCGAGCAAGGTATGAGAGAATAGAGAAGTCGGTCACGGATCTAGAAAAACGAAACATCACGTGTGCGCAACGGAAGCAGAGTAGTTATTTCACCAAGAAgatgattctgttttcttcctTAAGGAAACACCTGTGCACAAAAACTCTTATCAAACAGTACATCTTATTCGTGAATGATGCATTATTGAAAGCTCACCAGGGAAACAATACACAAAGAGGGCTGTATCTTCCTGGAACATTCTGATTTTGACTTTCTCTGCATTGACTCTGTACAGCTCAATTGACACAGATTTTAGTGCTGGAAGCTTATGAATTTACTGAGGTATTGCAATCAAGTAGGATATGATCACCGAAAAGTCAACACAAGTAACAATCATTCGGAGCATATTCTCTGAAGCCAAATCCAAGCTTTGATTCCTCAGATAGTATTCTTAAAGACTTGTAATGGGTCAACCGGGTGTGATGCTGCAAGATATTAAATTCTCAACGTCTTtattttggcaaattcaaaaGCAACCTAACATAAATTCCAGAACATCTGTTCATTAGCCCTGCCATGAATACTGGAGCTGGATGTTTGTCAACCGTAATGCTCCTTGCTCTATATCTTGCGACGATTTACGTATTTCCTATATACATTATGAGAAGTTCTGCATTCCGGCTGCTTATgcagaatttctgcttcaacTTCACTGAAACGGAGAATCAATTGATGAATGCATGTAATGATGTGACTGTCCACCAGGGTGCTTTCAGGAAATTGATAGCTCGATATAGAAACTCAAGTGCAGTATCTAGGAGAAATGAAAGACTAACCTCTGGATAATCATGTAATATGTTCTGTACACTATCCACACCAACAATGAATACTCTCTGCTATGTCCTACATACGTTTTGCTGGGCACCAAAAAATTTACAATGCACAGCCTATTTCAGACTCAGGCATATGGTACAACTGAACTGTGTTGCTATACATCTTTATTGTGATACCGAGAGCAAAGTTCGGCTTTGAAGGAGGCCAATTTGATCGACATATATTTTCTGTGAAAGTCATCTACAGCGGGGCAAGTTTTGTATTTGAACTTCCGATCATCGGTCTGCCAAATGCTAACCTTCAGCTACCCAAGAAGATGTAACAGCGGCTAGTCATCTGCTATGACTACCATCTTGCACACGCCTAGATTTTGCAGCTAAACGTGCTGTGTGACCGACTGTTGTTGGCCGCAATGATCTCTGCCGCACCATGTTGCAATACTCCATATCGTCCGTTCGACCTTCGTGCCTTATCCACTGTATCATTCCATGATACATGGGAAAGAACCGCATCTGGATTGCTGAGAACGAGAAGTAAGGGATCATGGCTGAGAACATCACAAAGATTGTGACCAGCCAAAACGAAGGTGCAGGGGCAAGCGCTTCAATGAAGACTTTGTAAGCAGTGGTGGATAGGGTAGGCTTTAAGGCTCCATATACCAAAAGGAAGAGATACCAGATGGCGACGGATCCCCAGATGAAGACGTGCTGTATTAGAGTGAAGTAGCTGATGGCGAGCGCCATCTGCAAATTCACAACCCAAACTACACACGTGTACATCGTCGCTCCTAAGATTTCAATCCCAACAATTTTACCGTCATTGTTGAATGCCTGGTGCTCTAAGGCATTTGtgcacaagaagaagatgataacTGCGCTAATGAACCCGTTGAACATCCAGCCAAGGATTCGAAGCCAGCTGAAGAGAATATTCTGAACGCCTTCTTGGTACAATATTGGAAACTGCAACAACAAAACAAATGCAAGAAAATTTATTATTGGGTTCATGATCTTCACAAGGACAGGATAAATACGTTAACCATTAAATTTAGAGCTGCAATCATGGAATTTATTTTCTACACCACAATATTCATCCAGAGACTCTGGAAGTCATGCCCATGATCAGACTTGGTCCACTTCCAGGCAACATATGATGAAGTATCGTAAGGAACATAAAGGTCCTTTCCACTATTAACGCCAAATGGGTGTTGTTAACGAGTACCTTCAGGGTTCTTGTTAAGCATATTTTGTTAGGAATGTCTTGATTTGTAAAGCAGTGAATATGCATAACAAAAATTTGGTTTATTAGACATAacaaattttcatcattttctgaTTAACTTCACTAGTTAACAAAATCCAGATTAACTACCTTTGTTCCTCACATTCCTAAAAAGAGATTTTTTGACACTCATGATCAGTACACAGGCTAAGTTGATCTTAGTTTGGAGTTCCCAGTAGAAAGCGCCATGCATTTTCCGCAATTATCTAACTCTGCGATGAATAAGAATGCAAGAGGAGAGAACTTTCACCAAAGAAGGTGACTAAATGTATAAGATCACTAACAACAGAGTTCCAACGTACTCGTCCAACGGGTCTGCCACAAGAAATTGGTAAACCTTAACAGAACTTTGCTCTATGATTTGATCCTCTATATGGTTAAATGTCAATTGTGGTAAACTCTAGTTACATTTGATTAAAACATGCACATACCTTGAGGCAAAACCGGGCTGATACGTCCTGATCAAAAACTCCCAGTGCCAGTACAGGGAGTGATGTGAACAAGACGTTGAAAAGCGACAAAAACCAATCGTTGTAGGCAGGTTGTGCAGAAAAAGAGGTATGTGCTTCATACAAGAAAAGGGAGAAGCCGAACACGATGTTCTTGTAGAAAAAGTAGCATATCTGCAGCAGAAAGATAGCAGCATCTTTAGACAAAGTACAGGGCTTTATTAGATCGGATTTTATTGGTCATAATCAGACATACTAATGCCTGCTTCTACATTTAGAAGAGCATTACCATAGTTGAGATCCTCCTGTAACACCAATGTCCATGCACAAGAAGCAGGCGCTCTAAGTAACGGAACTGAGCTATGGCAATATCACTAGACATGACTGCCTGTTATTTGAGAAGCAGCAAAAAGATAGCAAATGTAAGAAATAATAAGATAAGGTGGTTGATGCACTTGTGACAAAAATATGGGGATTATATAATTACAATACACTCTCATGATTACCTGCATTCCTTCAACCCCACTAATTCCGATACCAATATCTGCTTCT
The genomic region above belongs to Rhodamnia argentea isolate NSW1041297 chromosome 6, ASM2092103v1, whole genome shotgun sequence and contains:
- the LOC115756722 gene encoding proline-rich receptor-like protein kinase PERK9 isoform X1 is translated as MISPPPPPPPSVPPPEISPPPAAQPLSSPPPTAKPPGSPSSPSANPPEIPPSPPPPSPPSNTPLSSPPPPAPVSPSPKSSPPPRTSNPPKSSPSPLAVPPAKSTPPPRVGSPPHSSPPTPPSNSPPTSASPPSPSGLSPPSTPVPPTPASIGPTASNNPNSTSSSNDTGNSGSGIGTAGIVAIVMAVGFILISLIGFSVWRMRKRRKKVTGLTGVYIVPSPGDSSPGTDSSVIKTHSSAPLLGSTSGSDAYSPKEPGGIGNSRPWFTYEELLKATDGFSSQNLLGEGGFGAVYKGFLPDGREIAVKQLKVGSGQGDREFKAEVEIISRIHHRHLVSLVGYCIAETRRLLVYEYVPNNTLYFHLHGRPVLDWATRVKIAAGAARGLAYLHEDCHPRVIHRDIKSSNILLDNNFEARVSDFGLAKLALDADTHITTRVMGTFGYMAPEYASSGKLTEKSDVFSFGVVLLELITGRKPVDASQPLGDESLVEWARPLLSHALDNEEFEGLADPKLERNYVEAEMFRMMEAAAACVRHSAAKRPRMGQIVRAFDSLAAADLTNGMRLGESEVFNSAQQSAEIRLFQRMAFGSQNYSTEFFSRCSSNS
- the LOC115756722 gene encoding proline-rich receptor-like protein kinase PERK9 isoform X2, translating into MISPPPPPPPSVPPPEISPPPAAQPLSSPPPTAKPPGSPSSPSANPPEIPPSPPSNTPLSSPPPPAPVSPSPKSSPPPRTSNPPKSSPSPLAVPPAKSTPPPRVGSPPHSSPPTPPSNSPPTSASPPSPSGLSPPSTPVPPTPASIGPTASNNPNSTSSSNDTGNSGSGIGTAGIVAIVMAVGFILISLIGFSVWRMRKRRKKVTGLTGVYIVPSPGDSSPGTDSSVIKTHSSAPLLGSTSGSDAYSPKEPGGIGNSRPWFTYEELLKATDGFSSQNLLGEGGFGAVYKGFLPDGREIAVKQLKVGSGQGDREFKAEVEIISRIHHRHLVSLVGYCIAETRRLLVYEYVPNNTLYFHLHGEGRPVLDWATRVKIAAGAARGLAYLHEDCHPRVIHRDIKSSNILLDNNFEARVSDFGLAKLALDADTHITTRVMGTFGYMAPEYASSGKLTEKSDVFSFGVVLLELITGRKPVDASQPLGDESLVEWARPLLSHALDNEEFEGLADPKLERNYVEAEMFRMMEAAAACVRHSAAKRPRMGQIVRAFDSLAAADLTNGMRLGESEVFNSAQQSAEIRLFQRMAFGSQNYSTEFFSRCSSNS
- the LOC115727458 gene encoding uncharacterized protein LOC115727458; translation: MEDWNALAADCIVVSCCCQCLILQIVVFVLLKVPCRLFQKTKQFAKKRFRHSRRKRKSLEMTRHLREGRVVEGAGSSIGVGEDRVFLDVSGRGGRCMEEVEKVLEEMSQKGVFGFGSFWGGENGGSFSGCVCDHQGFDSSVVQFHLIEIVDSSATDIRGSKSIIYA